In Poecilia reticulata strain Guanapo linkage group LG11, Guppy_female_1.0+MT, whole genome shotgun sequence, the genomic stretch gcaaaagGGAATGGTTTGGGGGGGTAGAACCTGCGTACCTCGCTTTTAACATTCAAAGCCGTGTTGCACAAGTAGACTAAAATGTGCTTGTAATTATGACTCTCGGGTGCATCTAGGATCCGAATATTCTGCTGGAGCACTTTCAGATTAGGTAAGCAATGATTAATTTGTAATACGCTTAAGTAGAAGTGTTCCCCTACCAGCCCTTTTCCTGGTAAACACTAATATTACATCAGTGCTCCAAACCTCAGAACACTTGCATTAGtgaattagtttaaaaaaaaagtacactaACGAGCAATTATCAGCTGGCTTTACGATGTAATAGTCCTTTTAAGATATggtttcttgtgttttgtttacaaagacaaGGAACACATGCTATTAAATTGTTGCATAGTTATTAGAGAAGATGAAAAATTGAGAATTCTCCtgaataccgtattttctggactataaggcgcaccggattataaggcgcaccttcaaggaatggcctattttaaaacttttttcatatataaggcatgAAAAAAggcgcattataaggcgcatagaatagacgctataGTTAttgttgccacccgtcccgtacaaatgtggatgtttaataataaagaagtggtcctcgagtactttatatagtaggatGTCCCaatcattgtttcactcacgatgttggtgttgcgatattgtgctcaactgctttctgggtgaCACAGACCAACCGGCATGCTGCCATCGCCGcagtctccgtctctcttccccgtcctccctccctcctcggttggtgaggagagccttccgcgactgggccggggagtggccggacaatggtcaccgttctccgttcgcgcacagcatgttcgtggagaacgtggtgctaaatgacctgaacaacctgattatcaggtccttaggtagataggtcagtcaaactttacaaaccagcattctgacaactatcccagcatgcaccgcgcacttcttcttgtACGGGCAAAATGAaatcggcggctgcttaccctAGTttctagacctgttgtggctcagtattggtccatatataaggcgcaccggattataaggcgcactgtcggcttttgaggaaattgaaggtttttcagTGCGCCtcatagtgcggaaaatacggtagtatTTTTTGCAAACAGTTGGCATGTAAGAAAGAATGTTACTTTGCTGGAGGAGAGACTGTATCTATTTAATTTTGACCCAAGCTctcaatggaccttaccacagggcccacctttcattggctaatgcccattttacatCACAGTGCAGCCATCATGTGccttaccgtctcacaaactcatgctaatgtacattgtggactctCAGACCGACAGAAAATTTTTgtgtcaggactcgaaaaaaaatggttctccgtcagtgTGGTacctgtacaggcgatgtcaggtatcctgatcgtgtttgtggaactaaaattcacagatttccaaaatctgaaacggaaagccttgcttggatccaagcttgtgcacgaccgcatttgcagctcaaccatcGTAGKatcaataagaacaaagtgtctgctggtgtaagtattattgctttgctttctttgtgtttagtaaatgaaaaaaaaaagtcaataataaacacatccattatgaaaaccttttagccaagtacagcatgacagtaccgatacaacttctacatcctgaagcctgtctgttacacagctttacgttagctgaacagatcaatatgcaatgtgtaccgtatctgacatacattaaagattttatttcacctgaaaaggctttttactaaactgtaatagTGTTAGCCAcactagcttttactaaactgtaatcgtgttagccaagCTAGaatttactaaactgtaatcgtgttagccacgctaacttttactaaactgtaatcgtgttagccacgctagcaccgagtaccgtgtataagtcctaggcacattcRaaccctcaaaaccatgaatgccSgacttacccagccttgcaagaacaataggcatcagtgatcttgtccacagctatatttatgctgagggtctgaggatctactgttttcctcatcgactggtagcatttagctgcaactcgcacaatgttagaggcattgcatggctaaaacatcttgatgtcgtccaaaaaagatgacatgaacttgttggttcccttgtccattgtcgtggctgatattttgtgaaaatccggcagaaatgctaaactaatcgactcagaaatactctgcagagtcagtcgaaacgaaaaatcccatagaagctaagctctgcgaggagattaatgtgagacatgaagtcacgtgggacatTCGGGGGGGCGTTTCTGGGctgagcttggtaaggtccatgagTGGTATAGAGCTTCGGAATGTGACGTCACTGCTCTAGTCAGAGGGGTATTAGCGCCATCTTTGTTGCCACCGACAAAAACGACTGTCTCAGATATTTttacatcatgtgttgatttttcactgttcagcgttggattctctgtttttatgtcataattcacatctagtttgtcgctccgttttatgtcccacttgtcctgttttagagttttgcgcaatgtgcgctgcgttttttttttaactccctaaggtgcagggcggtcgggaaacatgtcgatggggaaaaggcagactgacatgaaccttttaaaacaacggaaacaatttctgcattctgattattgaaatttaaaagtgctgtgttgttttattacccccgtttcataccggaccacttacagcaccgtgttaacgcaaaaaaaaaaaaaaaaagctctctatcgaggtatcacccatggagggatttctttatttaaatgggttcatttttcagagggatacacagtgagggtatcgtgattttagtaattacatgtttataagagcgattttctgttgtccttccatggaagcgggcagctttcaaacggaaataaaacactttttaatataaattgctgctttgacatgatcacaaaactgccaaaacgtagcctacataaataccagacaaagtgaatcacagcagcgtcatcagccggtgtaacgctgaactgatgcggagcggagccatgaagctacaaacactgaatagaagaaaagctgccatcgataccaaagtctaaactggtattgttgtggatttaaggtgtaaagtttaccttcgaccaaacgccccccaaaagCATCCCAGCGctccccttttgtaaaaatgtccgccagcgccccctgccgKCCTSTGAACGCCCYctggggggcggtaccgcccacgttgagaaccgctagtctagtagaataatttcacagattttgagttaatgGGGCACACCATTTGGAAGctattgaaaacatttaatatttaaaatattgaatatgacttaaatCCTTATAGAGGATAGTGTGCCTCGTTTAATAGCAtgaattaccacttttttgtattagttggtcacaagacaaggcatttatttacaggagtgTTCGGAAATTTACGGTCCCTATGTGAACCTCCGAGCGCTTGAGGTGGCATCGGTAGAGGACAGCTGGCCGAAATTGGCGTttataaatcggatcaaccttgagctgaacGTCCCTTACTCCGCGGAGGGCAAATATCCAGTGTccaatttgcaaaacaacttcGCTGCGGTAGGTAATACAATGAAAACACCAGTGTTCtgactagtttgttttggtctgtgggctgCAAACATGGCGCCGAGCGACGTAAATGTCATACTCTGTGACGTCAGCTCCAAAGCTCTATAGCTAGTTTTCTTCATTAGTAAGCTGTTGCTGTAATGTGGACCTAATTATCAAAAATCAAGTCGGTCAAGAATGTTAATCTTTTGTTTCCAACAGATCAATCTTCAAAATATAGAGAAAATTCTCACAAATCATTGTCCAAACTTAAACTAGATGAACCAGAAAGAACAAAGcattttgactttgactttcaccaaacaaagttaaaatgaaatatttcagatcaaacCATATTTACAGACCTACATCCAGTTGAGATTCTCTTCCAGAAAAAGTATCTTaaacttattttgtattttatttttatcttgattCTTCATCCAATCAGAGCTTGATCAATTCACAAAAAAGAATGACGACAAATATTCTGTCTCTGGCTGTCAAAGGAAATACgatatataaatgtatgtgTTGCAATAAAAGCTTcccaacaaaaatacacaaacatatttGCCAATTTTCTAACTTGACATCAGCTGACTGGCAGTTTACTCTGTAGGCTAtgcatttggaaaataattcagCATTATcttcactaaaaaaaataaataaaaaaatactaggAGAGCTTGGAATTGGATTTGCTGAAACATTTGTCTCTTATAAGAACTCACTGCATTTATTGTCACAGGGATGACGTTGAAAGTTGcctataacattttattgctatATATAAGTATCTTTGAAGGAGacagctttcagttttaatttaaagtaagGACTTTGTTATGAAGACAGACATTTTTACTTCTCAGGTCCACAGACATAAAGCTGTTCATGTGTGTGTAGCTACAGTATCTTAATAAAAGGATGCGGTGCCCCACCTGGAGGCAGATAGATCTATTGTTCATGCGACACTTTGGAACACAGTCTCCAGCCTGTCCATTCAGGATGTTAGATTGAACCTCCTTGAgcagattgaaataaaaaaagaccagCCAGCATCACCCGCACCCATTATCCCCATCATCCAGTAGGAACAATGGCTACCGCCCCTTCCTCCTTTCCCAGGAACCTCGGCCCTCCGTTCCCACAGTGCCGTCCCGTTCTGAGGAGCCGGAGGGCCATTGTTACGCAGGATGACCTGTCCTCCGATTGTTCCCAGGAGGACACACATACACTTTTCACAGCGCGCTCGCTATAACTCCCAGCGGCACCTCTGCAtcttcactttgtgttttttttgttttgttttttgtttttttgaatggAAACTTCCTCCAGCCTGCGGTAATTGCTTCTTCAAACCTGTCTCACACCAGAGTCGCCGGCGTGGAGTGGGCCATTTCGCTGATAGCAAACATaagagcagagaagaaaaagctGGAGATGGCTGCAGATAGCACAGCATTTACCACTGTGGTGCCAGTGGAAGTCTGGGCTTCATGATTTCTACCTATTTCACAAGCTGGCAGGGTAATGTAGCAGAACGTATCCTGGCACACTAGAAAGGCTGCAgaccacttttattttattaccacAGTACTAGTCTGGGACCAACTTTTAAAACCTCAAACAGTGGGATCAGTTCTGTTGCTTATTTGTCTCATTTGTCTGATTCAGCCTGTGACTAATTccagttagtttttattttcagacccGCATTTCACTGCAGCGATGACGAAAGTAAAAGCGGCCTTGACTCAAGCGTGGATGTTTACCAGCACATTAAATGTCAGATCTCTTGTTAACATTCATTCCCTGGGGAGTTTTTTGGAAGTTTGAAgcgagagaaaacaaaaatcaggtgaacggtggaaaaaaaattaaaaaagttaactttgaaGAGAAACACTTAGCCTGTTTTATATTTCCAAAGATGCTGACAGTCTTAAAAGTTTAACCTATTATTAAAGGTTGTATTAAAGGTTAAACCTGCATCATTTAAAGATGTCTggtattaaagctgcagtatgtaacttttaggaaaaaatttttttttttccatagctATTAAAATTACACCATGTTGAGACAGCATGCCGTCAGtatgacagataatctgtgcaaaaaaaaaaaaaaaaatcaagctcctcctcatcctcctaaTGCTACTGTTAGCAAACCGCtctcagtcaaaaacaaccaatcagagccaggaggagggtcttggcgctgtcaatcaacctcatgtatgCTGTTCAACGTGCTAATGGCGGAAAATCAGCTTACCAGTACAGAAAAACCTGTACTTATCTGCagtcatcagtggctatgctaactaacattagcatttgtagcaggctatgttgtggtgaaccagctgtagctgGTTACTCCAATTCCTCCGATTGTATTCAAGGGTATCGGAATACAAGgcacaaaatacaaatgcaaaccgcacttttcagattacaaaaaaataatagtacaaaaaacaaaagtaaaatgctAACAAATAGAATTATGGtggtgaaatgtgaaaatccaAGATGCATCAATGCTTTTTCGATGATCATGTTTGACATGATCCAACAGAGTAAAGATGAATGAGCTGATTTCCCTTCAGGAATAAGTTTAGCTTTTCAGAGCTGAATGAGAAGGTTTTTGATGAGCaaagttactttttattaaGAAGGGAAATTTTGggagtatttgttttttttgtgtgtgaagcATATTAAGCCAGTTTTGTGTGATTTGTCAGCAACGGACACTTTTTCAATTTATGAACATAGATTTCCTTTATTTCATATCATTTCTTGGACACACAATTTATACACCTGGGAGTACTAACCATGCAGACTTTCTAAAATGAAAGCATCATGTTCAGGTTACAAATAATACTCCTAAAAAGCTTACAGCTCCAACGGAACCTCCTGTACTGCTGGCTTGTTTTGCCACACGCCTTCCAAGGCCAGATGAGATAAAAGGAACAACACAGAGCCGTCTTTCTTTTCCCACTTCCAGCAAGATAATTGCTACGTCTTTTCTAACATTCAGAAAAGATTAAAGGACACTCACTTTGAGAAACATTTATCTTGAAAATATCTTCGAATGAAACTACCAAAAGAAAATTGGGAGTGACTTAATCATGAAGCCACAATAATATCTGGCTCATACTGCTGTAATATGACATGAATAGAAACGATTTTCTTTGTAAGTGGAGATGGGCAagtaaaaacaatcaattaGATCAACACTTAAGTGAGTGGcttgattaaaatgttcatcTATGCATCGTCAAATCTTCTGAAAATTCATCGATGGAAGATTTGTACCTGGTTACAAGAAATAGCAAGAGTGTGTTTGGTTTGATGTGTTTACTATCGGCCGGGCTGGCATTGATTCTTCAGGAGGTGGCAAGTGAAAACTACTCAGGTGAGTAGAACAGCGGGTTGATTTTTGTCCTCCGGTTCACCTCTTCGGTTCCCAGGGAACCATCCtcttgatggaaaaaaataataaaaaaaaaaactgcaagaacaAGTCTGTCGCGACACGAGTTAGCTCTTCTCAGATCTGTTCCTGTTGAGAGCAGCTTTAGGCGTGAACTCCAGTTTCTCTTTAAGGCTAAGCACCTGAGTGCCGTCTGTTCCCACCTGTTCCTGCAGCTTTCTTTCCTCCCTCAGTTCCAAGATGCTCTTCTCTTCCTCCCGAGGTTTGGGAGTGCCTCTGATGAACCACTCCAGGTGGTAGCCCACAGCGCCGACCACGAAAGCGACAGGGAAGGTGACGTATGGAGCGTAGGTCCGCATCGCAGTCCATACTACGGGCCACATGCTGCTTTAATTTCCCAGGTGCCCTAAAGGTtagaaaataagtaaattatatAATAGTAAGAGAGAAATTGTAGCATAGATTATTCTTTTCAGAacagtaatagaaaaaaatatatatttaggaAACAACTTCTAATGCCAGAGTGGTCATTTTCTCTCTACTGGCCCCCTCTTGTGGTCAAAACCAGATCCCTACAGTTAAACCAAATTAGGTTCCAATGACAGGGAAATAAAGTCTAGTGTTTTTAACCAGAAAATAATCAATTGCTACAGTCAGTTTCATGATTTTAGGCTTCAACgtgtaatacaaataaattaaaaataattaagaaataaaaaaaattaagtgtgtcgattaaaaatattgatgttgacaAATTATAGTCGATTATGACAATTGGTCTCAGCAGAGACTTAATTCATCtgaaagaaagggggaaaaaataagttTCTAAAAGGTGCGTGCTGATCACTTTGCATGCAGACTGCAACTCCAGATTCTCTAGAGGAGCCACCTGTTGATAATTAGTTAATCAGGCAGTTTAGCAACACCTGGCTGCTACTTACTCTcaaaaatcccatagaagcaGCACGGAGGcaaattttgtaaagaaaaaaaaaaaagtatttcaactGATTATGACTTAATGTTGTGAAATCTGGcgtctttttctgtttatatttcagATTAGATTTAAGCAATTGTAGAAACGTGCAGACACTATATCAATGTTATATCCTGTCAGccaaaatattacaattaaCAGATGGAGGACTGTTAATTCTCTAACAGCAAATTTCTATCATGATTATTTGCTGCTTTAgctcaaatctttatttttattgtaccAAAATTTGTCAAAAAGTAATTACAATGTCGCAAATTTGCCAGTTTTCTCAGTGTCGAATTGGAAAACCTGGTGTCTACTATTATTACAGCGTTCATTTGATGTCAGACACCGTTCGCTTCACCTTCCTTACTGGTAATATAGTTCAACATTCTAACAGAGTTCGCcatttttgacttaaaataccgcaaaacaaaaaatgacaagTCGAATGAGGGTGCCCAAACTGACCACGAGTTTAATtcaaaactgacataaacctcccccccccaccccccaaaacaCGAACACGTTTTGCTGAAGTTATGCACGAATATCGGTCAACAAAGTCAGCATCACCCTGGTCGGTGGGATAGCTTAAAGTATTTGATATTCATAATCTTAGCCAGACGGGCACCGGAAGTATGAACATTAACCTACTAGTTTACTGTGTCTATCAAGAAACAAATTACTATCACAccatttattttgacaatttttgaccGCCGTTAATTCATTTCATAAGACCACACTCACCTCTGCCGTTAACACATTTGTTCTACAGAGACGTCATTTCCGTGAGTTTCCCCATTTCCTTCCTGTATCAACGTCATTCGCTAGTTTTTCTTCTGCGTTTTACCACCCCCTACTGGTAAATATAGTACACTGCGCTGAATGCCCAGCAGTATGTACTTCCTCAGCTACTTCTTCCAGTGACTAAAAATGATGTGTAATGAAATGTATCTtcgtatttaattttgtttttgtttatatataataaacaaaaaatccaCAGTCTTAATGGGTGTAGgtcttttctctttgttggCTCCATCCTTGCCAAGTCCAGTTCTTCCTATTACGAGGGATCTGATCCATGtctaagctaaaaaaaaacacacacacaaaaaaaaaactctttaacaTTTGTAACTTTCCAAACTAAGCAGCCTTAACATAGAAAACTGGTAACTTTCCAAATTAAACAATGTTTACATAGCTACATGTGGTAAAAATTCCTGAGTAATCAGTCAAGTTTCCACACCCAGAGAACATATAATTTATGTAAGATCAAAGAAACATGGAAGGAGGATTACAGACCTGGATGACTTTACGCTTATCTCAGCTCCAGTCTGCTCCGGTAGCAGACTGGTTTATACCGGTTTGGGTCTTGACTACATAAAGACCTCAAACCAGACAACGTCCTCTCCATGCGCCTCGAGTACCACACCGTATCTGGATCTTGTTTTGGGTATACAAACACTCCATATTCctgcaaaaatactttaagaCAATGTTTTCcagccctggtcctcaaggcacagtGCTCTTCATGTTTCCGTATtttaacatctaaaacatgcaaagcaatgtgtcttgaggaccagggttgaaaaacactgcctaAAGGAACACACTCAATACTTTTCCTGATCAGACGAAATTGGCAGCTAAAGTCCCAGGTAAAATACTTTAcattgacatgaaaaaaaacattttcatgttgcaAGAGAAATTTGCCTACAAACTGCATCTTGTATTTATTCAGGTTCCGATTCCTGAATATACTAAAACATGCTTATCTGAAACACCAAGactaagaaaacaaagaaacggAGAAAACGTCTCACTAACAGAGAAAGCTTGGTGCATTTCTGTGaagaaatacagatttaaagTGGAAGCCCATGTCTCTCTCAAAGTGCAATTCTTTCACCCAATAGGAGAAGCAATATCAGACTCGGTTTGATGGTTTTCTGGGTAGTGAATCAGTAAGCCTTCTTTGCAAAGCTACGTCTGATTGATGACACTGATTATTTGGCCCCCACTCTGGAAACTTTTccatttaacaacaacaacgaTCCTCGCCACCTAGTTGATCTATAGCAGTCGGAAAGCAGCCTGTCACAGAGCGGTGGCTGGAACACTTAATGGTTTCTTGTAGTAAAGCTccagaggaggaaaacaaaaacaaaaaaaaacactgatccATGTCCAGatttgttaaaattagtttcaaTGAAACTGGAATTGTGATTAAGTTGAATCTTGTGTGGGTGATTATGTTTGAAATCATTCTTTAAACCCCTGAATCCCTCAGTTGCCAGGACTGGCATGTGATCAGTGCTGTCAAATAAGGAGAAATGTGCTCATctcctgtcacacacacacacacacttagtcCCGCAGGCTAACAACATTGCCCGTGCCAGTTCTGCTTTACCAGCTGAACTTGGCAGCGGTgggtttattaaataaatgtccgTTTATTCGTTAAATGAGATTTAGAGCTGCGCTCGCCAatattttgcaaatgaaaaaaaaaaaaaaaaacgcagctATTTCTATCAATCCAAATCATGAGCCCAGCCTGACAGAGCAGAGTGTCACACTAAAGCCCTGTAGACTCGACCTATTTGTTAAAGTTAATTACAGATGTCAGGCATGGTCAGTGGTGGGAAATGTCCTCATTACACATGGGGAAAAATGACAGGACTCAAGTTAAATCACTGCTGAATCACagaagtcaggaaaaaaaaaagtccatgcAAAAGGAAATGGGTTTCAGTGAACTGAaccataaaacatgttaaacctTTGGACATGCTTCAAGTCCTTTAGTATTCGGTTCCCTCCCCCATTTTGCTACATTGTAATAACAAATCATAAAGTGTTGTAATGGGACGATagaccaacaggaagtgatgaaaatTTGtaggaaattaataaaaactttaactcaACTCTACCCTGGTAAGATCAGTCCCTCattctacgctttgcttcgtaCGGAGGACCCAGATCCTCGGCTACTCAGAAACAATTGCTTGCTGAAGGAGTGGTCTCTTGAAATTTGAAACGACCGGATCCGATTTCACCAAGCTGTCTTAAGCATTTCTCTTGTTCCGACATTAGCTGCTCCACACATGGAACCGTGGTCAGTGCGGACAGAATGGCTTCGCCTCACTTCCTCCGCCGTAATTCGCCAAACCATCGACAGTGTACAGGCAAACTACAATTCTGAAACGGCCCGTTTGCCGTTTCAGAACACAGTTagtggcaaactgcaaacacaaCTCTTCTATACAGGCCAGGTTTGGGAAATGCAAATGATCATCATGGTAATGGTATTACAAACTACATTTATGCGATTGTCTTCCAGCGTTGGTGAATTACCCGTAATCTGTTGTAAtactttttgcatattttgacAAAATCATGATAATACTCATAACCATAATCAGTTTGCTCACCATAACAATAGGATTTTCATATTACATGTCTACCCAATTCGGAGTGAGGCAGAACGATTCTTTCCACAAACTAATCAAGCAGGGGGACAGATGGTGAAGAATAAAAGAACCAGATGTGGGAAGAAGAGACAGCTgcttattcatttttttcacaccgcttcacagacaaaaagaaaacaaagtaactATATGTGCATTTTTAGGCTCAAATAGGGTCGGACTCAACTTTCTGTCAAAATCGTGAGCATTTATAATCCTGAGATCAGGTGCCAATTGTGGCATATTTCTCTAGAATCGGGTGTAGACAGTCATtcttcaaaacttttaaaacataaataatcatCTCATTATAATAGCGATACTAAGTTTAGTTTAACTGCTTTCTTGCTTTCCTTTTACATCTACAGATATCAAGTTTGGTTGATGTTCTTTCTTGATATTATAACTATGTCCAGATTTAGGAGCATTAAGCTCTGAGTGTTGATCTGCCAATCACCGGTCAGAGCAAATCCGGTGCAAACTGATTGGCATGTCATTATTTTAGTGGCAACCAAATTACTGTATGCTGTTAAAAt encodes the following:
- the smim12 gene encoding small integral membrane protein 12, whose product is MWPVVWTAMRTYAPYVTFPVAFVVGAVGYHLEWFIRGTPKPREEEKSILELREERKLQEQVGTDGTQVLSLKEKLEFTPKAALNRNRSEKS